In the Alistipes provencensis genome, GCAATGGCGCGCAGGTGGTCGGCGATCACGCGCATGGCCACGTCGGCCTTGGCATCCTCGCCGTATTTCTTGCCCGACATCGCCGCGATGCGGCCGATCGTGGGCTGGAAAACATCGGTGTCGTAGTTCGACTTCTTGCCTTGCAGGATCATGCACAGACGCTCGAAGCCCATGCCCGTGTCGACGTTGCGCGCCGGAAGCTCCTCCAGCGAGCCGTTGGCCTTGCGGTTGAACTGCATGAAGACGAGGTTCCAGATCTCGATCACCTGCGGATGGCTCGCGTTAACCATCTCGCGCCCCGGCTTGAGGGCGATCTCCGCCTCGTCGCGCAGGTCGAAGTGAATCTCCGAGCAGGGGCCGCAGGGACCCGTCTCGCCCATCTCCCAGAAGTTGTCGTGCTTGTTGCCGCGGATGATGTGGTCCGCCGGCAGGAATTGCAGCCAGTAGTCGTAAGCCTCCTGATCAAACGGCACGCCGTCCTCCTCCGAACCCTCGAACACCGTGGCGTACATCCGGTCGGCAGGCAGCCCGTAAACCCCGTGCAGCAGCTCCCAAGCCCACTCGATCGCCTCCTTCTTGAAATAGTCGCCGTAGGACCAGTTGCCCAGCATTTCGAACATCGTATGGTGGTAGGTGTCGTGTCCGACCTCCTCCAGATCGTTGTGCTTGCCCGAGACGCGCAGACATTTCTGCGTATCGGCCGCACGCGGGTATTTGCGGGGAGCATTGCCCAGAAAGATGTCCTTGAACTGGTTCATGCCCGCGTTGGTGAACATCAGCGTGGGGTCGCCCTTCACGACCATCGGGGCCGAAGGCACGATAACGTGGCCCTTCGACTCGAAGAAGTCGAGAAAAGCCTGACGAATTTTATTCGATTCCATCGTATATTGATTTATCCTATTTTTACGTTCTTGATTTCGGGTTGCAAAATTACACATTTTAAACTAAATTTGCACCTTATTAAAGAGTTTTTTCCGCGATGGGGCAAAAAGGACACAGATTCGGTACCGGGGCGCTGAAGGCCGGTGCGGGGGAGCTGACGCACGAAGCTCAGGTCCTCACGCACGACGTGGTGACGGCCCCGTTCCGGCTGCGGACCTACCGCCTGATCCGCAAGATACTGATCGGCTTCATCCTCGTCTCGATCGCCAACGTCGTCTTCTCCTATTTCTTCTACACCCCCAAGATGTACCGCATCCTGAGCGACAACCGCGAGACGGTCATCAAATACCGCATCCTTCAGGACCGCATCCGCACCGCCCAGCAGCGCGTCGACGAGATCCGCCACCGCGACAACTACGTCTACCGGTCGCTTTTCTCGACCGACACGCTCTCGATCCCGGGCGTGTGGCAGCCCTACCCCGACTCGAAATACGCCCCGCTCGCCGAGGACGAATACGCCCCGCTGATGGTCGGGACGTGGCGGCAGCTCGACGCGCTGGCCCGCACGATCTACCTCGAATCGGTGTCGTTCGACGAACTGCAACTGCTGTCGAAGAACAAGGAGCAGCTTTCGGCGGCCGTTCCGGCCATCTGGCCCATCGACCGCAACGCGCTGCATAACAACCACATCGGCGCTTTCAGCCCGCGCCGCATGCACCCCGTGCTGCACCGCATCATCGCCCACACGGGCATCGACCTCGGGTGCGACCGCGGCACCCCGGTCTACGCCACGGGCGACGCCGTGGTCGAGACCGCCATCGGGAGCGGTTACAACGGCGGCTACGGCCACCAGATACTCCTGAACCACGAATTCGGTTACAAGACGCGCTACGCCCACCTGAGCGACGTGCTCGTGAAGCCCGGTGAACGCGTCGTGCGCGGCCAGCTCATCGGCCGCACGGGCAACACCGGGCGTTCGACGGGTCCCCACCTCCACTACGAGGTGATCCACAAGGGCGTGCCCGTCAATCCGGTCAACTATTTCAACCGCGACATGACCTCCGAGGAGTACGAGAACCTCATGGAGAACATGCGCGAAACCAACTTCGAAAAGCTGTAAGATGGCAGGAAAAAAGGATCTCGAGAAGCTCCGCCGGCGCAAACGCCGCAAGCAGCGCATCATCCGCGCCACGGTCCACGCTTTCGTGTGGCTAGGCATGGCGGTGCTCTACTATGTGGGGTTCTCGCTCTTTTTCGACACGCCGTTCGAGTACCAGCTCAAGCATTCGACCGACCGCCTGCGCCGCGAATACACCGAATTGTCACAGCGTTACGACTCGCTGCAAATGGTCCTCGGCAACCTCACCGACCGCGACCGCAACGTCTTCCGCACCCTGTTCGAATCCGAGCCCTACGACTTCGACTCGGAGTACGAACAGCGCCAGTCGGCGACCTACGAGAAGATCATCGGCCGCTCGACGCGCCAGCTCAAGCGCGAACTGCGCGAAGGGGTCGCGGCGATGGAGAAGCAGTTGGACGAGCTCAACGGCACCTACCTCGACCTGCAATGCCGCATCGACTCGGCAGGCCGCGGGTGCAACAACATCCCGGCGATCCAGCCGGTCATCAACAAGCAACTGACGCTGCTCACGGCCTCCTACGGCATGCGCATACACCCCTTCTACAAGACCCTGCAATCGCATCAGGGCGTCGACTACACCATCCCCGAGGGGTCGCGCGTCTTCGCCACGGCCGACGGCGTGGTGCGCGACGTGGCGCTGCGCAACTCGACGCAGGGACAGACCGTGGTGATCGACCACGGCAACGGCTACGAGACCTCGTACAGCCACCTTTCGAAGACCAATGTCCGCAAGGGACAGACCGTGCGGCGCGGCGACATCATCGCCCTCTCGGGCGACACGGGCCTTTCGCTGGCTCCCCACCTCCACTACGAGGTGCGGCTCGACGGCATGCGCGTGGACCCGATCCACTATTTCTTCATGGAGCTCTCGCCCACCGAGTACCAACGCCTGATGCGCATCGCACAATCGGGCATGCAGTCGTTCGATTAAAACACGGCCGATATGGACAACGAATGGATTCGTAATTTTGGTTTCTCGCACGAAGAGGTCTTTCGGAACGAACAGACACAACAGGTGATCCGGCACATCCGCGCCACATGGGGCGACGAACCCGAATTCCTCTGGGAAAAATTCCCGGAAAACGCTGTTTTCCGACGGCAGGACAACGCCAAATGGTATGCGGCACTGCTAACGGTACAGGCGGACAAGCTGGGCTTCCCGACAGCGGAACGGATGGAAATCCTCGACATTCGGGCCGATGCGGAAACTATGGCGCGGTCGCTCGACTTCGAGCGTTATTTCCCCGGCTACCACATGAACAAGCGCAACTGGCTCACCGTGCGGCTGGACGGCGTCGTACCTTTCGCGGAAATCGTTCCGCTGATTGCCCGCAGCTACGAG is a window encoding:
- a CDS encoding M23 family metallopeptidase produces the protein MGQKGHRFGTGALKAGAGELTHEAQVLTHDVVTAPFRLRTYRLIRKILIGFILVSIANVVFSYFFYTPKMYRILSDNRETVIKYRILQDRIRTAQQRVDEIRHRDNYVYRSLFSTDTLSIPGVWQPYPDSKYAPLAEDEYAPLMVGTWRQLDALARTIYLESVSFDELQLLSKNKEQLSAAVPAIWPIDRNALHNNHIGAFSPRRMHPVLHRIIAHTGIDLGCDRGTPVYATGDAVVETAIGSGYNGGYGHQILLNHEFGYKTRYAHLSDVLVKPGERVVRGQLIGRTGNTGRSTGPHLHYEVIHKGVPVNPVNYFNRDMTSEEYENLMENMRETNFEKL
- a CDS encoding M23 family metallopeptidase: MAGKKDLEKLRRRKRRKQRIIRATVHAFVWLGMAVLYYVGFSLFFDTPFEYQLKHSTDRLRREYTELSQRYDSLQMVLGNLTDRDRNVFRTLFESEPYDFDSEYEQRQSATYEKIIGRSTRQLKRELREGVAAMEKQLDELNGTYLDLQCRIDSAGRGCNNIPAIQPVINKQLTLLTASYGMRIHPFYKTLQSHQGVDYTIPEGSRVFATADGVVRDVALRNSTQGQTVVIDHGNGYETSYSHLSKTNVRKGQTVRRGDIIALSGDTGLSLAPHLHYEVRLDGMRVDPIHYFFMELSPTEYQRLMRIAQSGMQSFD
- a CDS encoding MmcQ/YjbR family DNA-binding protein, yielding MDNEWIRNFGFSHEEVFRNEQTQQVIRHIRATWGDEPEFLWEKFPENAVFRRQDNAKWYAALLTVQADKLGFPTAERMEILDIRADAETMARSLDFERYFPGYHMNKRNWLTVRLDGVVPFAEIVPLIARSYELAAKK